One Ananas comosus cultivar F153 unplaced genomic scaffold, ASM154086v1, whole genome shotgun sequence genomic window, ttaaaattcttTTAGAATAAAAACACAACACAACatagaacaaaaaaagaaaacgaaaaaaaaaaaaagaaactttgggagaataaaaattattgcatAGATATTCTGAAAAGGCACttaaaattttgtgaaaatagaataacaaatttaaaaaggCAAAATGAATAGGCTCAAATTCACATTAACTAATCATATAAAGAATTCATCCTTCCTATTCACTTTTCCAATCCAAATCAAATTCCACTTAAAAGTCAATGACTCAATGACTATGATGTTTGCATATGGACATCAAGTTGTTATACCATCACAAAATTAGCAAGgaatgtaaaaattttaaagcaaaAGTATAAAGGAATATACAATAGTCatgcaaaaaaattgaaaataataatagttagtttcagctatttatttttaattcaataaGACTCACTGTTAAATTGTAAAGACTCAACTTTCATACATTTTATGACAACTTGTATATTATAGTTAGCCTGTTGATGTAATTGTAGTATCCTTAgcttttgagttggtgaggaaaaaaaaaaaaaaaaaaatcttttgagtTGGTGGATAAGTACCTCACCAACTCCCTCCTGATGCTTATCAACTCAACCCATTGAAAACTAATTAGCCTTCTCTCTCTATCCATCCTTAATTTAGCTCGTGGGCAAGgtggagagctcgagctcgggtggagttgccgtggagctcggatcgacgtcgacgtcgcgccgcggagccgtccGAGCATACGTGCGTCGCCGTAGTTtagcgaggaggccgggcgagggagtGTTTTCGTCGTTCTCGACGCCGTGCCGGAATTGGAGTCGCTGGTTGAGGTGGGTAATCTCTCATTCCTCCATGGATTTCTTCTCTACTTCAAGCTTCATTCAATTCGAGCTTAAGTGCTGATTCGCAGGATCttgtcgtcgactgttagtatttctgctcgtacgcgacgtaggagcattGGATTTCGACGAGATTTGGTTCGTTGGAACCGGGACTTCGAGACGAAGATTCTGAGCCCAAGATCGCAATTTTTGGAGCAGGTTTGCCCTGTCGAACCCTAGTTTTACTAGgctgctgtttgccgagcagatttcagagatgctgtttcgcaggttccagcgtcgacgtttcgtattctggcccgttctctgcgtaggagcgtcggaattCAGCGAAACCTGGGCCATTGGATTCGTGACTTCGAGACGAAGCTTCAGGACCCTTGTTTGCTGAATTTGgataaggttagcttggtcggatTTAACGCTTTCTTCGCTGCCAGGAGTTGCTTgagaggtgggttacatcggtttttactcctaagttcatattcGTCGGCATGTATAATTTTCGACCTTTGGAtactctattctagctcgaattcatggattatattgtagattgcaaatctgaatttggagcatgtggtaataaattaagtaggttatacatgttggacttggaaattgaattaggagaaaacctgcgatttggacctgtcacttgtttaaactgcctgatttagctctaggagccgttattaaattgtactgtcgcagtatcttcgagacgagtactccaggtagtttagattacatttacgctcgtgctggtgcgccgagtggatttttacaggatcGTTCAGGTTGTTCCCGACTggtgggtgccgtcagagttgacggtggacccgtatcgcctttttggcgtcagattgtgccgagggcacattACCTGTTGgtggttagaccagtttgagtcggttacttgactttggcttttcagagcctgtttgagctcgacagagatacgctgcatactcggttgggtagcgcccacgagtgccactccggagtcaggctttgtgctttcgcgttggtgtcgctcatgccagttggacttgctctccacggaccagttagtgtggatagagcccgatagtcgcaacggggcagggacgggtgtattcacagtcccggggacgggtatgcttacagtcccgattggattgggtcagatttgacattttctacagttggttagtgtagagcatgatagtgtagtgattgatagcggtagagtgtacttcctgcttttcctactattcttgctcccttctgtagacttagtgggtggaccgatgttgttttgggcggtacccactgaggactacttgtttttatagtagttctcacgcccagttgttacccctgttttgcagagccacaggtttcggctgctgcgccctTCGCGGATCAGGATcaaggcaagggcgtcgcgagttagagccctacccgactgacagagctagaggcaccctactgcaggtagttgttttacttcgagcttatgtacatagtacttaactcgccagtgcgagtaacgctgtattttggatttggactatgtatatgaactcagtttgtttagcttctgttttctctagcagctctctactactgttcgtagtagtgtttgatttactggtacagctgtcgcttcgtatacagggaaaatttctttgtatacggcagatttgtcggcgtgcccggggaacgagacatccggggcgtgacagtaataTGCCAATGTAGTTGTTCAATTTTTCGTTTCCCATTGCTACATCCAGCAAACAATAAAGAGAAGTCATTTTAGAAGTGATAAAAAGAAGTGAAAAATGATGACACTAAGATCTTTTGAATAATTGATGTTTGTTAGAGCAAATTGTCAAGTTCAGgtcaaataaatatattgaataaatgCGTCCTGGTTCGGTAGCCATGTGTCCAGAATAGCAGATCTTATCTACATTCATATTCAAAAAGGCAGGCAAAAGGGGTGAAAGCAAAAATAATTCTCAATAACTAAACTGGAAGCCACTTGAATTCCTAAAGCAAAATAAATTACCAAAACCAAGTTGAAAGGCAGATAAAGATAACAAAGATAACTAAGTAATAGTCAAAGTAGATAAGAAAGTCTAAATCTAGAAGCAACCCATGAAGATGAACATCATGACTATCAAAAATCCTTGACTTATGAATACACAGACCACCCTCAAAAAAACTTAAGCATAAGTATAATAACATAGAAAAACTTGAACATAACGATaacattaaaaacaaaaaatcttaAGCTCATAAGTGTTGAAGAGATATAAAACATAGGAATAATGACTTTTAACTTCTTtggtacaaaaaaaaagaaaaaagagagaacctAATAGATGCAGCAGAGATAATTTCATTACCTTGCTCCaagataaaagtatataaaccAGGGTACTTTAGCAGATGGATATTAGATCTACAACCAAAAAAAGTACGATTTATGAAAGCTTATTAAATATGCAAAAGAACTATTCCTTAGACTGAGCGCTTCCTACTAACACATCGGTAAACATGTTTTCTAAAAGCCAAAGCTCAGCCAAATCTAACCCATATTTATATACAACATTGTGAATCAGGTTAATGCCACTTCTTAGGTCAGTGATAGGTCGAAAGCACTTATCCATAACTGTGGATTCAACCCGTTGAGATAGCTTGTTTAGATACTCCAAAGAATCCCCATCAAAACAACGAATCCAAGAGAATCCAACTTCCAAAtcattctatattttattcaaaatctacaaaaaaaaaaaaaaagagaatgaaaTTGGGAAAATATAAATTACTTCTTGAAACAATCAAAAATGCTAGCCGAACACTAAAATGACACATAGCCCACTGAAATCATGAGACATATATAGGCGCTTTCAGATTAATACAAAAGCATAGTTTCTGAAACTATCTTTTGTTTAGTTCAATGCAAAACTCTACCAATGCTAAAAATGGAAAGTGCCATGAGTATATCAACAAATTGTATAGTGAATTTCTAAAAAgctaaaccaacaaaaaaatagaCCAATCTTTCGCTTATGCAGTCTAATGGAAAATTGGACTTGTCGGAGAAAAGCATAAGGCATATGGCTGATACCATTCTGCAACTTTGCCCACAAATGAAGTTTTTCCATTGTTGGGATGGACAGAAAAATAATCAACCTCAAGCATACAACCTTGGTGGTCTACAAAGATTAAGTAGTCAAGAAAAGTTTCGTCATTCCAAATAGTTTACATGTTAAATAATAATTGATGAAATGAACGGTATAATAAATCTGATACAATAATTTTTCTTACACTGAGTGCAAGATAATAGTTAGGGAGCAGCAGCAGAAGAAATTGTGCGGCAAAACCTGCACATGCAGTTTATATAGTGCCATTTTCTAAGAGGAAGCATACGCAAAGATAAAAGTATGTATTTGTGATAATAAGCCAAAGAGCTTGGCTTCTATTCAATCGGTTTGATAGCGTAATGTCTAATATCTATTCTATTATGTTTAATAATATACTCTGCTTCTGGTTGAATAATTATAAATGTTTCTATTGGATAGAATATAGTGTGAGTTATAATAGTTCTTGACTACTAAACTCTAAAAAGTTCTCACAAAATTAAATAGGACAACTGggacaattattttttatttgtttaaattttccTAAAAGGTATTTAGAGCATTGGATCCTTCTCTTATGTTTTGAATGTTACAGGTGCAAAATTTCTATTCAACAATGGCTGAGATTGAATCTCAAACAAAAATATTCATCCTGGAAAAGCAAAACATCAATgttttcattaaaattataagttaaatGAACAACGTAAAATGAATATACACCGTGACCAATTAATCTTCAGTAGGCAGTgatcaaacaacaaaaaagagaCTAACCAATCCTCCAAGATATCGCCACCCCCTTCCACGGCCTTCAACATCGCATCCAACCTTTTGCCTCGCCAATCTGAGCCTCATGAAGCAAACCACTGTACACCTTCCCCCTCAACCCCCTCCAATCAGGACACGATCCAGCGCGACGTCGGCAGGGTCGCACATGGGGCGGAGGTTGAGGCCGAAGTAGCACTCCGACGACGCATACATCATGCACGCCATCGGGAGCCCCCAGCCGAGGTACTCGAGCGTCAGTATGTACTGCGCCATCGCCCTGGTCATGATCACGTCCAAGTACTTGGTGTTCGGCCACACGCGCCGCACGATCCCCTCCCAGTTGTCCCCCGAGCACTCCGCGGCGATCCGCTGGGCTAGTTCGGGTTCCGGCTTGGTCAGGAGCTCTCCGACGGCCTCGCGGACGAAGGGGTCGGTGACGACAGCAGGGTTCAGGGTTCTGGTGGATAAGTCTTGACAGAGCTGGGGCCAGTGGAGGCGGAGGGCGCGAAAAACCGAAGGCGAAGACGGCGCCGATGCGGAGGACGtcggcggagaggaggaggccgCAGAGCATCTGCGCATACATGCTCTGGAAGGGGTCGGGGCAGAGGATGGCGACGGTGGGGCCGGTGTAGACGTTGTAGGAGTCGAAGGGGCGCGCGTCGGCGTGAGATctgggaagaagagagagaaggtggaAGGAAGACCGCGGCAGAGAAGACGTAGGTGAGgtgaagagagagaatgagaggacgTTGGGTTGGGGGGGTGGGGAAGTGGGGAGCGAGAGATAAAGGGACGCCGGGTTGAGGTTGGGAGGGAGCGGGAGTCGAAGGGACATCAGGTTGGGGGGTAGCGGGAGTCGAGAGGTCTCGTGAAGGATCAAGAGAGAGAAGAACAGATTgagagtaaataaaaataaataaatttcaaaaaaagatgGTTTTGCCACATCAGCTTTAAATCATGGGGAGTAATATAGagtttataaatttatagataCTAGTTAAGGGAGCCCGCGCGTTGCGGCAGGAAGTTAACATAACAGTAATTTATTAcagtttttaatattatttttttttcaactatgcattaattgaaaatgtatcaattttatgaatttgaaattttgtaaaGCAACATGGCttaattttaagtaatttatTGCGATGACATCAAGAGatctaaaaattttgatataaaaaaacaataataagaagaatactttaaaatattgaaaagatttataaaaaaaatgattttgaaattataaaaaaaataacgaaaagATAGGGGAAAAAATCAAAAAGCCTCCCTATTGTACATGCACTATTTCTCCGAGTAAGAGAACCATGGTTTTTGCAGCAAAATATATAAGGAGATTTATTTGACTCTTTGTCATAATTTAGCCTCACCATATACTTTGACAGAGCACGAACATATACGTCAAAAGACAAAACAACATCTATACTTCCACTGAAAAAAATTGGAGCAATCCCTATTGTATAGAATTTTTTGCATCTGCACATGACATCTCTACTGTGGCCAAATATATGAAATAGACTATTTTTAAAGCTAAGATTTCGTTATACCATATATTTGGTCACAGTAGAAAAATATgtggaataacaaaaaaaagaaatctataCTTTGAACAATAAACTATGCAACATCATTTGCAAGATAGTCCGGCAATTTTCTTTTCGCTAGCTCGCTCGGAATCAGTCAATTCTAAGTTAGATATAAtccaatataaaaaattacatataatccGATATATTAATAAACAACTGATTAACTTTCTTTAAGTATCACTGGTCTAAGCAGCgaaaaaataaagaagctaATATTTTAAACGACTGAGGAATGACAATAGGAAAACTTAAGGCATTTAGTCCGAGCTGAATATTGGTAAGGAATTAGAACTATCTCTATCATGATGACCAAATTTAATACCACTCCAACAAACCAAGAATCAAGGAAGAACACAAAATTCTAATTGTCTTTCTACTTTGTAGATCATGCAACTACATGAAATAGACACAACAAAGATAAGCAGCAGagattagtccaataattaCTTAGTTGTAGGATCAAAATGGAGTGCCGTTAGTAATATGGCTCATTTGGTTTCAAATTAATATGGGGTTGCACAACTTTTGCAAGCTATGTCATCCTTCAAACATTAATAGAAACCGTCATCATCACCGACACCGAGTTTGCATAAAGTTTGTTCAAGCAACATTCAAGTTCTAATCGCCAGTCACTATACTATTTATCAGCACTCGAATTAGTAATATCCGAAAGTGACAGAAAACAAAGAACATGCAACTACATGAAATAAAGGCGGCAAAGATCTAGTCACAGGATCAAAATGCAGCGCCGTTAGTACTAAAGCTCATTTGGGTCTTATGCAATAGCCAAGCAACAACAGTCAGCACCAACAATGCGCCACACCTTTACATGTTGGGACTTTCCGAAACCAAACAAAACCTTAAGGAAAGTTccaaaagagggaaaaaacaGTGCAATATGCTTGAAAACCAAACAAACGTAGACACACATGCACATTTGCGAAACCACGCAAAACCTTCAAGAAAGTTCTTATAGTTAACGTCGTAGAGCATAAAGTAAAAATGCAATTAGAGCCAGATTCTAAAATAAATCCAAGCCCTAAACAATGCCGAGCTAAACTGATGAAAACCGATTAAAACTTGTTTAAGCTTATTAAAGGAGGTTGACTAAAGCAAAGACGCAAAAAACTAACAAAGCTGCAGGCGAAAACAGTGTTCGTAGCAGAggcgtgaaaaaaaaaaaaagaatagttaCAGTATAGGCATTCGGAAACTAATCTGTTT contains:
- the LOC109703874 gene encoding probable indole-3-acetic acid-amido synthetase GH3.2; translation: MRRCSAASSSPPTSSASAPSSPSVFRALRLHWPQLCQDLSTRTLNPAVVTDPFVREAVGELLTKPEPELAQRIAAECSGDNWEGIVRRVWPNTKYLDVIMTRAMAQYILTLEYLGWGLPMACMMYASSECYFGLNLRPMCDPADVALDRVLIGGG